A region of the Dyadobacter sp. CECT 9275 genome:
AGCGCACAAAAGATGTAAAAAAAACTTACCCTCATCACAAATTGCAAAGTAGGTTGATGGAAAAGAAGGAACATACTCCTTCTTCCGGGACCCTTAGGTTCCGTAATGAATAAATTCATAACTTGTAAAGTTTTTTGGGTTAGACCATAATTTAAAAAACACCTATCGAACCATCCGGGCTCCATCCGGATGGTTTTGACATATTCATAAAACTTCCTTAAACAAGCCAGGGAAAACCCTAACGATCATGTATATACTTTTCCATATTTAAAGGTTTATCTTGTACATAAATTATTTGCATTGTTCCCCGCCCGTTAGGATAATATCGCCCCCGGGCTCGACCGAATAGCTGAGCTGGTTCACAGCACTGATGACCTGCAGTACATGATCCAGTTCTTCATTATTAAAGAATGTTGCGGTAATGTGGCAGTCAGTCAGGGCCTTGTTCTGTAAAGTGAACTTCACTCCGAATTTTTGAGACATCATTTGAATGGCCTCATGCATAGTAACATTGTCCATGACCAGAAACTTATCCTTCCATTCGGTTACGGTTTCAGCCTTAATACTCGTTTTCACAAAATCACTGGTGTTGGTATTCACAACGAGTTGTTCATCAGGTGCCAACATTTCATAGGTTTTGTGATCATCACCCACCTTCACTTTTCCTCTGGTGACGGTTACCTTAATTTCAGATTCATTGGAAAAAGAACGAATGTTAAAAGCAGTTCCCAGTACGGTGGTCAGGAACTTCCCGGTTTTTACACGAAATGGCTTTGCAGCATCGTGTTTTACATCAAAAAACCCCTCCCCGTTAAGCCACACTTCTCTGTTTTCTGCTCCGAAATCGGCTGGGCTATAGGACAATTCGCTTCCCTGGTTAAGCAAAACAGTACTTCCGTCTGGCAACTTCACAAGCTGAGTATCCGAATATTTAGCCATAGATTTAGTCTGCGGAGAATTGCTGAAACCCTGAGAATCTGCAACAACTCCTTCACTCGCACCGGATTTTCTGAAAAACAGCCAGCCGTAGAAAAGTATGCCAGACACCGCTGCGGCAGCGGCAATTATCCTCCACACCGGCCTTTTCCTGGCATCTGTATTGCTAAACAGCCTGGGTTGAATTTTTTCCCTGATTTTTCCAGAATAAATTTTATCCATCATCAGTTTCTCATCCATTTCGGATGGTATCTGCAATTCAGCCTGCAACGCTTCAGAGAGTTCATGGTCCAGTAAATGATCATATTGTTTTGATTGCACGAGATTGAAAAACTCTTCCAACTCCTGAGGTGTAGCAACCTGGTCAATATAGCGTTGTAACAGATAAGAAAATTTGTCCATGAAAGAATATTATTCTGACCATTTTTAAAAAATCAATATTTTAAGCAAGTCTCCAGCACTTTTATCATGATTTTATACTCAAGAGTCAAAAAGGCACCCGAACAACTAGTCGGCACAAACTTTTTTTTAATATTCCCGAAATTTTCAGAGAAAAGAGGCAATGACGGAGATCAGCCCAGCAATATGATGCTGCAGATGTTTACGGATGGACTTAAGGGCCGCAGTCATGTGATTGCTTACGGTGTAGGGAGAAATATTCAGAATCCTTGCAATATCTATATGCCCCAGTCCTTTAACTTTACCCAGCTCAAATATTTGCTTTTGCTGAGGAGGCAGCTTTTGCACCGCCTGATGGAGCAGTAACTGGTATTCGTCGACCGTGTCATTTCCCCATAGCTCCGCTCTTTCTGAAAATTCCCGATGGGTATGCGATTTCTCTGCAAGATCTCTCAGGTATTTAAGGCAGATATTTTTTGTAATGGAGAAAAGATATGCCCGGAAGGACTGTATTCTGACTATTTCAGATCGTTTCAGCCAAATGGTCAGGAATGTTTCCTGTACCACATCTTCCGCCAGCTCGGCCGACTGAAGATATCGCTTCGAAACACGAAAAATCCCCGCGGAATAATAATCGTAAACAACCCTAAAGGCACTTTCATTGCCTAATGAAATCTCAAACAGCAGTTCTGCTTCGTTATCCAGGGATCTCAATTCGAATCAGGATTAATGGGTTGGAATGGCTAATTTAGATATTGTTGTTTAAAATTCAAACGGGAGGTCCTTCAACGCTGTGAGTTTTAACAATCTTATCGTTCTGCTTTCAAAACGTCGTGAAATATTCTTGCACAGACAAAGAAAATTCATCGAAAAGTACCATTCGTATCCCTGCTGCGCTACACACACCTCGCAGCTTATTAAAAAAGTCCGGAAAACCAGTTTAAAAAAACAGATTTCCGGACCTACATGTATCCTCCCGGGGCCATTTTACTTTCCCCGTAAGATTATGGTTTATGAATTTTGCCAATATAACAATTTGTTACCCGTTCAGCGTCACCAATAATTCATCAAGCCTTTCCATGGTTGAGATCAGCCCCTCTTCCATTCCCATTTGCAATACGGTTTCCAGGTCCGCAGCCGAGTTATAGGTTATCACCGACTCGACCATGGCGTTTTCGCCCTTTTCCAGAAAAGATACATCCCACCGGGCCCTGGGCAACGCAGGATTAAGGGTGCCATTTTCATCGCAAAAACCGTCCCATCCCATATAATATTCAATAGGCGTGATTTTCTCGTAATCCATCCGTCCCCAGTATTCTGTTCCGCTGGGCTCGACCATGGCGTAAATCCAGTGTCCTCCTTCGCTAAAATCCATCGACTTCGTTTTGGTAGTCATAGGTTTCGGAGCAAACCACTTATCCAGCAGTTCACTTTTGGTATATGCATCCCAAACCAACTGACGACCCGCCAGAAACT
Encoded here:
- a CDS encoding RNA polymerase sigma factor, encoding MRSLDNEAELLFEISLGNESAFRVVYDYYSAGIFRVSKRYLQSAELAEDVVQETFLTIWLKRSEIVRIQSFRAYLFSITKNICLKYLRDLAEKSHTHREFSERAELWGNDTVDEYQLLLHQAVQKLPPQQKQIFELGKVKGLGHIDIARILNISPYTVSNHMTAALKSIRKHLQHHIAGLISVIASFL
- a CDS encoding FecR family protein; the encoded protein is MDKFSYLLQRYIDQVATPQELEEFFNLVQSKQYDHLLDHELSEALQAELQIPSEMDEKLMMDKIYSGKIREKIQPRLFSNTDARKRPVWRIIAAAAAVSGILFYGWLFFRKSGASEGVVADSQGFSNSPQTKSMAKYSDTQLVKLPDGSTVLLNQGSELSYSPADFGAENREVWLNGEGFFDVKHDAAKPFRVKTGKFLTTVLGTAFNIRSFSNESEIKVTVTRGKVKVGDDHKTYEMLAPDEQLVVNTNTSDFVKTSIKAETVTEWKDKFLVMDNVTMHEAIQMMSQKFGVKFTLQNKALTDCHITATFFNNEELDHVLQVISAVNQLSYSVEPGGDIILTGGEQCK
- a CDS encoding SRPBCC family protein, which codes for MKNNLQFDFIADKEKHTLTIKREFLAGRQLVWDAYTKSELLDKWFAPKPMTTKTKSMDFSEGGHWIYAMVEPSGTEYWGRMDYEKITPIEYYMGWDGFCDENGTLNPALPRARWDVSFLEKGENAMVESVITYNSAADLETVLQMGMEEGLISTMERLDELLVTLNG